The genomic stretch taaggcgcctcagattggccttgtggcgggtGCCATGgccttatggcgggcgccacaagaggaaaagttttccctcccattttcaagttgaagggcatcctggtcatttccatctttttacttgcttataaatagaaactcaAAATCAATTTTACAATCATCCAAAGTTAGAGCAGAGacaaactcagagcaactttgtttcacttaggcatatattcagtattataaagtggtaatcgcttcgcattggagtgttaccacaattgtgtaattgagtctgtgatagagtctgtaatcgagtttggagcactttggaaggaagttaatcctgccgccattttcatttccgctttgcaatttatttaaccctccgattggagcaggtttttattacttgtctttatcttatttattttctcgcactcgctttactttatttattttcccgcactcgctttactttatttattttcccgcactcgctttaaattatttatttcctcgcactcgctttaaattatttatttccttgcactcgctttaaattatttatttcctcgcacttgctttaaattatttatttctcgcactcgctttaaattatttatttcctcgcactcgcactacttttatttacttttcgcactcgcactacttttatttaaattaatgcacttttactttaccatgtctaactaaatctataaggttagaatgtaaggatcgtaattgaaccgataatccgtacaattgttcgtagaaacacttaagggctattttaactttcaacttaagttttcccgcacttcaattccgttgggtaagatcgaaagtcgtccaatgtctttttaaacttaattgtttttaactatttcaaaaacagcgaaagcgctttgtttagttcattaggagtttttaacttaagaagaaaagagattttaaaactattttcggacgcgtttataagtttagagtctggttcgtgagaacctcttttggttaagaagtccaggttataaaacttttcaacttagtcaagatactatatttcttaaaaataggtttactactctaacgcaatgcgcgcctttttataagtgacaataagagggtttgattagggagtacaactcggttctgaatacgcgaaagcgacaattcccgttaaattagttcttttcaaagtaggaaacactgcccataagtagctctattagcaagtacttggattattaattgattacgtgaattacattcgaccctgtctttattaattaatctttattcaatactttacttttcattgcacactctaaaaacacctattttgattgcctttgataaacaccataacaataaATAACGATAaattgacacttggtctctgtggattcgacaatcttttatattactctgacgcattcgtatacttgcgaaacaccgcatcacATACCAATCATGTCAGTTCCCTACATAGAGAAATGCCATGGGGATGAAATAACATTGAGAAGTGTcagaggcacatgaatcttatctgcataatctgacatttatggcatttatTCACATATTTACAGgaatcagattccattgtcagccaatagtaacccgcCCTTAACATCTTTTTATCCATTGCGTGTtcattggcatgagtaccaaaggatccttcgTGAACTTCTAgcattaacatgtttgcttcgtgtctatccacacatctgagcaagaccatgtcgaagtttctcttgtacaacacatcttcattcagaaagaaattgccagccagtcttctcaaagtcttcttacCTTTCCTGGATGCCCCAAGCGAGTACTCCTGACTTTagaggaaacacttaatatcatgaTACCAAGGTTTATACCCCATAACTTCTTCTACTACAAACACATGGACAGGTCTATCAAGGCGCATAATCGTGATATCGGGCGCGCCATTCCAATTTTTAAGTACATGAcgtcttcatcagggaagtcaaacctgatgggttgataatcatcaattggatggtgagccaaatggtctgcaagaatacttcctttaatcGCCTTTTGAGTatggtactcaatatcatattcagacaatagCATCTGCCAATGAGTTATccttccagtcaaagcaggcttttcaaaaatatacttcATTGGATCCATTTTGGGTATGATTGATCATATATTGGCGTAAATGTTTGGCATCCCAGGTTAAggcacaacaagtcttttcaagcatggAATATCGAGATTCACAATCAataaacttcttactcagatagtagatgtcatgctcctttctaccattttcatcttgttgtccaagcACACAACCGATGGACTCTTCCAACACAGTCAAATATATAATCAAAGGTATTTCTTACACTAGAGGAGACAAGataggaggttcaagcagataGTTCTTGATGttatcaaaagctttatggcagtCTTCTATCCAAACATAACCTTGATCTTTACGGAGAAGCTTTAATATTGGCCCACACatggcagtcatgtgagatataaataTGGATATGTAATTTAGACGCCCGGGGAACCCTCTGACTTTCTTTTCTGTCTTTGGTGCAGGTATCTCTTGAATAGCTCTAACTTTATCAGGATCTACTTTAATACCTTTCTGGatgacaatgaaacccaacaactttcctgAACAGACACTGAAGGcacacttattaggattcaaacggagtttaaactttctcaatCGCTAAAACAACTCCAATAAATACTCAACATGGTCTTCTTCAGTCttcgatttagcaatcatatcatcaacatagacttctatctctttgtgcatcatatcatggaaacAAGTAGTCATAACTCTTTGGTACGTTGCACTAACATTCTTCAAACctaaaggcatcactctatagcagaatgttcccTATAGTGTAATaaatgtcgtcttttccatgtcctcgAGCGCCAacttgatctgattataactggaGAACCCATCCACAAAGGAAAAGAcattgaacttagctgtattatctaccaacatgtcaatgtatggcagaggaaaatcatctttcggactagatttgttcaagtctctataatcaacacacatctAAACTTTATCATCTTTCTTTGGAACGGGTACAATGTtagccacccattgaggatactcGACGGTAACAAGGAATCCAGcatcaatatgcttttgcacCTCCTCTTTAATCTTAACAGCCATATTAGGGTGAAGTTTTCTCAACTTTTGTTTTACCGGCGaacattctggcttcaatggtaatctatgctccacaatatcagtatcaagacctgtcatatcttgataagaccaagaaaacacatccacatattctctaagaatctctaccatcctcttcttaacatctAGACAAAGtagtgccccaatcttgacttctttcttgttatcTTCGAAACCTGAATTAATCACTTCCAATGGCTCTTTATGAGGCTGAATGGTATTTTCTTCGCGCTCAAGCAATCAAGAAATCTCACCAGGAATCTCTTCGTCATCCTCTTCTTCTATTTCGAACACAGGAAATTTAAAGTTGGGAGATGACATAGGGTCATTGTTTTCTATGGGTTTAACAATTAATTtgcacaatgattttatgcttgattttagaatatgaacaaataaacaCACATTGTGATGCAGATATAAAAGTGATTATTATCTTGTTTTTTATGTTACCATGTTTTCTagaaaaagcaaaaaggaaaaacataatatggataaacgaaataacattttattaagGATGACAAAATCTAAAATAAAGCCCATATAAATCCACTTTCACATTGGGCATAGTGAAGGgattttgaaaataacaaaaacaaacATATTACTTTGATAAGTGAATAACAAAAGGAACATCAACACCAATCCAGTTCTTGCACATCGATCCACGTGTCACAAAGTTTGACACTCCTTTCTCTTCATCGTCTTCTAAAATTGCGGTAGTATACTGATCTTTGGAATGAATAAAGCCAACACTTTGAAACACCTCTTGAATTCGTTTCAAATTTCTTTGGGTTGAACCATGTGAAAAACCCAAACCAGCTCTATTATTGTTTTTTGCAAGCTCAACAATTTGTCCCCACTTAGCAGATTGACCATTCTTAAACACATGTTGGGCATCCTTCAAGGATGACACAGATTCCTCATTCTTCTTAACAATAATATTATCAACAGAAAGAGCTTAAAATGACATTCCCTCAGCTTCGTCGGCGCAAATGTTTGAAAATGAAGAAAGGTGACTCACAAACAGGGCCTTCTCGCCACCCATAATCACTAactttccattcttcacaaacttcaacttctggtgtagagtTGATGTAACTGCCCCATCCTCATGAATCCACGGAAgtcctaagagacaactataagCGGGATGAATATCTATCAATTTAAAAGTGATCTGAAATAATCACAAACCTATCTttattgggagatcaacttccccaattaCAGTCTTCCTTGAGCCATCGAAGGCTTTCACAACAACTGCACTGAATCTCATCGGAGCACCTTGATAAGAAAGCTTGGACATAGTGGACTTTGGAAGAACATTAAAAAAAGAACCAGtatccaccagcacattggacatggtATATTCTTGAGAGTTCATAGAGATATACAAGGCTAAATTATGGTTCCTCCCTTGCTCTAGCAGCTCTTCATCATtaaagctcaaattgttacatgAGGTAATATTGTCCACAATGCCATCAAAGTGATCAATTATTATGCTGTGGtccacataagcttgctctaGGACCTTCTGCAACGCCTCTTGATGATCTTCTGAACTCATTAGCAAAGATAGAACGGATATCTTAGATGGGGTGTGCAACAACTGGTCCACCATATTAAAATCACTTATCTTAATCAATTTCAGCACttcatcttgatcaacattcTGATTCACACTACTGGATTTGATGGTCCGCGTGACAATAGTTTTCTCTTGATTTGATTTCTCTATCACAACATCTTTAGTCCTCTTAGGATTTACAACAACAAATACACAACCACTTCGGTCACACCGTTTACATCAGCAATGTTCACAATAGACGAAAAAGAAGGAATAAGAACCATTTTGTCGTCTTCCaccatagtagcattatacttgtaaggcacaactttatcagattCGTAAGGCGTAGAACTCACCAAATGAATAACCAACGGAAAAACATCAGTCTTCTGACCATCATATATAATCATGATCGATTATGGGAGATTAAAACGGGGAACTATGACATTCACCTCATGCTTATCTTCATTTCCATCCCTCGTAACCTGAATAAGGTtctgatccagcatttcttgtAAGTCCTTTTTCACTAAAGCACATCCTCGAGGATCTCTGGAACATACATGGCAAGAAgcatgatcatgctcataataACTCAATTCACATAAGGTAACGTGCATTTCAAACAAGGATCTTCTGATTAGATTGACGTAAAAAACTCACTACTTTCCTGGACATCCTTCGACCATATTCACAGTTGTATTGCCATGTTTGGGCAGCTGATTCGCTTGTACATtggtgtcgcatctcgaaaaatacgattcctcgcgatggtcgcggaaaaaattacgttcgaacagagtctccatcgaactttatttatcccaatgaaggaataggaaaatatcgataaaaccattaggaaatggaataatggtcgtcacaaccatatttgggttcgggagtggattacgtaaggggaaggtattagcacctcttacgtccgttgtactcaacgggaaccttttagttctaatgtgcgtttcgagtgttaatttatgtttgtttgttatctttaagttataaaattattaaaatagaaatggatgagaacctcagaaagggaaaggagaggttttttattagtatgctcgcgaagatacaacaatctcctgcctacgtatccttaaataaggaaatcagagcattcttagttcgggaaactacggttggttggtgttttttaatgaacaactgtgtagatcgcgttctaaaggctaaacactggcttgtctactctcggcggaggcttaagcattggtttgttatgcgcattagaaaggattaacagtgcTCCTTTTTTGAAATGAGTTTTGGTCACACGGaggtgacaagttgaattaatgtgttgggtgttttgtttgattggttatGATCGCACGAGGGTGAGAAAAGATAGGTTTGATGTGTTCAGATttttttggttggatgacgattacttagataatcgagtaagataactcgtatcctaatattcgggaaagggaataaaagactctagaccactttctttttcatccttatttatagaaaggatttgataataattaaggtatttttgaatggatgacgaatactcggataatcgagtaagacaactcgtatcctaataatcgggaagaggaatagaagactctagaccactttctttttcatccttaattatagaaaggatttgataataattaaagtgttttgaacggatgatgaatactcggatgatcgagtaagacaactcgtattCTAATAATCggaaaaaggaatagaagactctagatcgctttctgtttcatctgaatatttatgagagtaaggttgtatatggttgatgtattttagaataaatGACAAGTActcgaatggctgagtaagacaactcatatccaagcatttgagaagaggaattgaagactcaaaaccatctcccttttcgtatagttcgttgtgaaaatgatttgattaagttgtaggttggtggaaaaatgacaattgttcgactggccgagtaagaaaactcgtattcaaacaattgaggagagaatTCGAAAACTCAAAATtaactcccttttcatttagcttactgtgaaaatattttgatttaatcgggaTTCGGAAatttgtagaggaacgacaattatttgactaactaagtaagagaacttgtattcaaataatcgaggagaaaaattgaagactcaaagtcatctcccttttcgttttgttattatgaaatagtttgatttgtttgtacttaaatgaattagaaatgacgaccatttgactaaccgagtaagaaaactcgtattcaaataatcgaggagaggagttgaaaactcaaaaccatcc from Lathyrus oleraceus cultivar Zhongwan6 chromosome 7, CAAS_Psat_ZW6_1.0, whole genome shotgun sequence encodes the following:
- the LOC127102604 gene encoding uncharacterized protein LOC127102604, whose translation is MIIYDGQKTDVFPLVIHLVSSTPYESDKVVPYKYNATMVEDDKMVLIPSFSSIVNIADRTKDVVIEKSNQEKTIVTRTIKSSSVNQNVDQDEVLKLIKISDFNMVDQLLHTPSKISVLSLLMSSEDHQEALQKVLEQAYVDHSIIIDHFDGIVDNITSCNNLSFNDEELLEQGRNHNLALYISMNSQEYTMSNVLVDTGSFFNVLPKSTMSKLSYQGAPMRFSAVVVKAFDGSRKTITFKLIDIHPAYSCLLGLPWIHEDGAVTSTLHQKLKFVKNGKLVIMGGEKALFKNEESVSSLKDAQHVFKNGQSAKWGQIVELAKNNNRAGLGFSHGSTQRNLKRIQEVFQSVGFIHSKDQYTTAILEDDEEKGVSNFVTRGSMCKNWIGVDVPFVIHLSKLPLKPECSPVKQKLRKLHPNMAVKIKEEVQKHIDAGFLVTVEYPQWVANIVPVPKKDDKV